From one Oncorhynchus keta strain PuntledgeMale-10-30-2019 chromosome 30, Oket_V2, whole genome shotgun sequence genomic stretch:
- the LOC118373487 gene encoding matrin-3-like, producing the protein MSQKIPSDSSQKGFAVGRGLLAAAETLNFSMNEQRSDSLHHGSTSRQLHGMSSGMGGGECDPQLSRRGGGSSHIGNSIKLFSSLGLSLADLDVLAQIPEDSISVETLPHLIMQLKNRKVDSDRRMAGSSRGDLSGLSSEPSYRASRDDWDDMRVGKLGGSMGQASAHAQQGDLGYNSIQDTSAGRYELDYGHGSGGRDPGWYSDLSRDRYSGMGMGPPSAADSVFMTRRMGSPSQGKVQDFLGVIPHMFPHVCSLCDFDVHSTMEWNQHTDGLRHTENQRLLLQMYPEWDPHMATSRSGGSHLLETTNQSDGLLGPIPIVERQQAGGGRMNSGWGGGAGSNVGSGKPHQHSMALKQIRSKVVVAKYDRSPLSNKALFALVEPFGTLCEHLVLKNKAFLEMETHKEARDVVSYYQQNPALLHGKQITCYLSKELMVIRKDSRTERINREAKQGKEPAAVNQSQVVFFSNLPRENEKKQELLTIARRFGTVEKHLFLTDESFVQLGSAEDAEMLVKYYTLNPLTIQGKTVRLNICTKYKTLNVCNSVGNRSNTLMDDKRRRSNSSTGPKDRSSSRSGKSSSSSKAKEDKKEPPKKGEDCGAERKGERSGGDGEGSGDEVAGVMEGDDAEECKGEGDQGSRDDGSSEDKAEDVTEDPETAANTSLESPEEKEPAPDSDDVPSTAKVLSSGDVTEKAEESEVEEGTVPAPEEKAEGEPESEQMETEATTDKPETEDKDDMPSAEPAESSEMHEEQLPADQEEGSMEQDFPENMDDFVTLDELAEDEDLERQDSSSKVKYSSSGSSKKIGGLRVVNVVGFKRAYGFLNEILALAKPFGTVVQHLVLDVRPEAFLQLNSEEEAKAMVNFYSGNVTPTVCGKFVKIYHSQTYATIQSGRVVYVGQIPHFKSSDASLLKIAEPFGKVRRYFLNRSRNECFIEMERGEDAERMSETYKDTPPKFEGKRLTVYVSRKYKQLKYGHRPPAPDSEEKKRSSKRERSGSETSSHRSSAAKSSAKQDEEPPVKKSREETASSSADEPDKEDEEEMVETPTEQSEVEVRKEEDEVQGEHEHGQPSETSAVHKIDTDMNIKMEENETAISIVSVRSVENGETGCTPSQAEGKLSSTSQVPLGPYESNNPVGVEYVKMGYYCRVCFLFYSNEETAKKIHCSSQSHYQKLKKHLEKEKAKAQSTTGTKTPV; encoded by the exons ATGTCCCAGAAGATTCCATCTGATAGCTCTCAGAAAGGCTTTGCTGTGGGACGCGGGCTTCTGGCTGCTGCTGAGACCCTCAACTTCAGCATGAATGAACAGCGTTCAGACAGTCTCCATCATGGCTCAACCTCCAGACAGTTGCACGGCATGTCCTCGGGTATGGGTGGTGGTGAGTGTGACCCGCAGCTGTCCCGTCGTGGTGGCGGCAGCAGCCACATTGGCAACTCCATAAAGCTGTTTTCCAGCTTGGGCCTGTCGCTCGCTGACCTGGACGTGCTGGCACAGATCCCAGAAGACAGCATTAGTGTGGAGACCTTGCCTCACCTTATAATGCAGCTTAAGAACCGGAAGGTGGATTCTGACAGACGCATGGCAGGCAGCTCTAGAGGGGACCTGTCCGGGCTCTCCTCTGAGCCCTCATACAGAGCCAGCAGAGATGACTGGGATGACATGCGTGTTGGCAAACTGGGTGGTTCCATGGGGCAAGCTTCGGCCCACGCTCAGCAAGGAGACTTGGGCTACAATTCCATCCAAGACACTTCAGCTGGAAGGTACGAACTCGACTATGGCCACGGCAGTGGTGGAAGAGATCCAGGGTGGTATTCAGATCTTTCCCGTGATCGCTACAGCGGTATGGGCATGGGTCCCCCTTCAGCGGCAGACAGTGTCTTTATGACCAGGAGAATGGGATCCCCGTCCCAAGGCAAAGTGCAGGACTTCTTAGGAGTTATACCTCACATGTTTCCCCATGTGTGCTCTCTTTGTGATTTTGACGTGCACTCTACCATG GAGTGGAACCAGCACACAGATGGATTACGCCATACAGAAAACCAGAGGCTCCTCCTGCAAAT GTACCCAGAATGGGATCCACACATGGCCACAAGCAGAAG CGGTGGGTCTCATCTACTGGAGACAACCAATCAATCAGACGGTCTTCTGGGACCAATCCCCATTGTTGAAAGGCAGCAGGCAGGAGGAGGGCGCATGAACTCCGGTTGGG GTGGTGGTGCTGGATCTAATGTTGGATCAGGCAAGCCACATCAACACTCTATGGCACTTAAACAG ATCAGAAGCAAAGTCGTGGTGGCCAAATATGACAGGAGTCCTCTGTCTAACAAAGCCCTGTTCGCCCTGGTTGAACCCTTTGGAACTCTCTGTGAACACCTGGTACTGAAGAACAAG GCCTTTTTAGAAATGGAGACTCATAAGGAAGCTAGGGATGTGGTGAGCTACTACCAGCAGAACCCAGCGCTGTTGCATGGGAAACAAATCACTTGTTATCTGTCCAAGGAACTCATGGTGATTCGG AAAGACAGCAGAACTGAGAGAATCAACCGGGAGGCGAAACAAGGCAAAGAGCCGGCGGCGGTGAACCAATCGCAGGTAGTCTTCTTCTCCAACTTGCCGCGTGAGAACGAGAAGAAGCAGGAACTCCTCACCATCGCGCGGCGCTTCGGCACCGTGGAGAAACACTTGTTTCTAACTGATGAG TCTTTTGTTCAGCTGGGGTCTGCAGAGGATGCTGAGATGTTGGTGAAGTACTACACTCTAAATCCACTGACCATCCAGGGAAAGACTGTCCGTTTAAACATCTGTACCAAGTACAAGACCTTGAA tgtctgtAACAGTGTGGGTAATCGCTCCAACACACTGATGGATGATAAGAGAAGGAGAAGCAACAGTAGTACTGGGCCCAAAGACAGAAGTTCTTCCAGAAGTGGTAAATCTTCCTCTAGCAGCAAAGCCAAAGAGGACAAGAAGGAACCACCAAAAAAAGGAGAGGACTGCGGtgcagagagaaagggggagaggtcaggaggagacggggaggggTCAGGTGATGAGGTGgctggtgtgatggagggagatgaCGCTGAGGAGTGCAAAGGAGAGGGAGACCAAGGTTCACGTGATGATGGGTCGTCAGAGGACAAGGCTGAAGACGTGACGGAAGACCCAGAGACCGCTGCCAACACCAGTCTGGAATCCCCGGAGGAGAAGGAACCTGCTCCGGACTCCGATGACGTTCCGAGCACTGCCAAGGTTCTGAGCAGTGGTGATGTCACAGAGAAGGCTGAGGAgtcagaggtggaggaggggactGTGCCTGCTCCAGAGGAGAAAGCGGAGGGAGAGCCTGAGAGTGAACAGATGGAAACTGAAGCCACTACAGATAAGCCAGAGACCGAGGACAAGGATGACATGCCGTCGGCAGAGCCAGCAGAGAGCTCAGAGATGCACGAGGAACAACTACCTGCAGACCAG GAGGAGGGCAGCATGGAGCAGGATTTCCCAGAGAACATGGATGACTTTGTGACTCTGGATGAGCTGGCAGAGGACGAGGACTTGGAGAGACAGGACTCCTCATCCAAAGTAAAGTACTCCTCTTCAG GAAGCTCTAAGAAAATTGGGGGTTTGAGAGTGGTCAACGTTGTGGGATTTAAACGAGCCTATGGTTTCCTGAACGAGATCTTGGCCCTGGCCAAACCCTTTGGTACTGTAGTTCAGCACCTGGTGCTTGACGTGAGACCTGAG GCCTTTCTGCAACTCAATTCGGAAGAAGAGGCCAAAGCAATGGTCAATTTCTACAGTGGGAATGTAACACCGACTGTGTGTGGGAAGTTTGTGAAAATCTACCATTCACAGACATACGCTACCATTCAG AGTGGGAGAGTGGTATACGTGGGTCAGATTCCCCACTTCAAATCCTCAGATGCCTCTCTTCTGAAAATCGCTGAACCGTTCGGCAAAGTGAGACGCTATTTCCTGAACAGATCTCGCAACGAG TGTTTCATTGAGATGGAACGTGGAGAGGACGCTGAGAGAATGTCTGAGACCTACAAGGACACGCCCCCTAAATTCGAAGGCAAGCGACTAACGGTGTACGTGAGCAGGAAGTACAAACAGCTCAAATACGG ACACCGACCACCAGCCCCTGACTCTGAGGAGAAGAAGAGGTCGTCGAAGAGGGAGCGATCGGGCAGTGAAACGAGCTCCCACAGGAGCTCCGCAGCCAAAAGCTCGGCCAAACAGGATGAAGAACCTCCAGTCAAGAAGTCCAGAGAGGAGACTGCATCTTCATCAGCAGACGAGCCTGACAAAGAAGAcgaggaggagatggtggagacGCCCACTGAGCAGAGTGAGGTAGAGGTTAGGAAGGAGGAGGACGAGGTACAGGGAGAGCACGAGCACGGTCAACCCTCTGAGACCTCAGCTGTACACAAGATTGACACTGACATG AACATCAAAATGGAGGAAAACGAGACGGCCATTTCCATAGTGAGTGTGAGGAGCGTTGAGAATGGAGAGACCGGCTGCACACCATCCCAGGCTGAGGGGAAGCTTTCATCAACCAGCCAGGTTCCTCTGGGGCCGTATGAGTCTAACAACCCAGTGG GTGTTGAATATGTGAAGATGGGGTACTACTGTAGAGTCTGTTTCCTGTTCTATTCCAATGAGGAGACGGCCAAGAAGATTCACTGCAGCAGTCAATCTCACTACCAAAAACTCAAG AAACATCTGGAAAAGGAGAAGGCCAAAGCTCAAAGTACCACAGGGACGAAGACTCCTGTTTAG